In one Moritella sp. 5 genomic region, the following are encoded:
- the rplQ gene encoding 50S ribosomal protein L17 produces MRHRKSGRQLNRNSSHRQAMFRNMACSLVSHEIIKTTLPKAKELRRVVEPLITLAKTDSVANRRLAFARTRSDEVVGKLFKELGPRFENRSGGYTRILKCGLRTGDKAPMAYIELVDRPAVEAADEE; encoded by the coding sequence ATGCGCCATCGTAAGAGTGGTCGTCAACTAAATCGTAACAGTAGCCACCGTCAGGCTATGTTCCGTAATATGGCATGTTCTTTAGTTAGCCACGAGATCATTAAAACGACTCTGCCTAAAGCTAAAGAATTACGTCGTGTAGTTGAGCCTCTAATTACACTTGCTAAAACGGATAGCGTAGCTAACCGTCGTCTAGCATTTGCTCGTACCCGCAGCGATGAAGTTGTAGGTAAACTATTTAAAGAATTAGGCCCACGTTTCGAAAACCGTTCAGGCGGTTATACTCGAATCTTAAAATGTGGTCTACGTACTGGCGATAAAGCTCCTATGGCTTACATCGAACTAGTAGATCGTCCAGCTGTTGAAGCTGCTGACGAAGAATAG